Proteins from one Mycobacterium adipatum genomic window:
- a CDS encoding histidine phosphatase family protein has translation MSEVVRLTLVAHGMTDAMAAGRFPTDEPLNGLGRRQVGVRAGLGSFDEAVCGPEQRAVQTAGLLGVAASVESGIADLDHGRWRGCALDGVDAADLTVWLTDPSSAPHGGESIVDLCRRVDVWMGSMAQRRGRVLAVTHPAVIRAAILNVLNAPPKSFWRIDIEPASSTAMHYRGHAWTLRSPG, from the coding sequence GTGAGTGAGGTCGTCCGGCTGACCCTGGTCGCGCACGGTATGACCGACGCGATGGCAGCCGGACGATTTCCCACCGACGAGCCACTCAACGGTCTCGGCCGGCGTCAGGTCGGCGTCCGTGCGGGGCTCGGGTCGTTTGACGAAGCGGTTTGCGGACCGGAGCAGCGCGCGGTGCAGACCGCGGGCCTGCTGGGTGTGGCGGCCTCCGTCGAGTCCGGCATCGCCGATCTCGACCACGGTCGCTGGCGCGGTTGCGCCCTCGACGGAGTCGACGCGGCCGACCTGACAGTCTGGCTCACCGACCCGTCGTCCGCTCCGCACGGCGGCGAATCCATCGTCGATCTGTGCCGGCGCGTGGACGTGTGGATGGGCTCCATGGCGCAGCGGCGCGGGCGCGTCCTGGCCGTCACGCACCCGGCCGTCATCCGTGCGGCCATCCTCAACGTGCTCAATGCGCCGCCGAAGTCATTCTGGCGCATCGATATCGAGCCCGCCAGCAGCACCGCCATGCATTACCGCGGGCACGCCTGGACGCTCAGGTCGCCGGGATGA
- a CDS encoding alpha/beta fold hydrolase, producing the protein MHSVSLVRRGGADDGPDGGAAAPLVLVHGLMGRGSTWSRQIPWLSRFGPVYTYDAPWHRGREVTDPHPISTERFVEDLGAAVASLGRPATLIGHSMGGLHSWCLAAERPDLVTAVVVEDMAPDFRGRTTGPWEPWLQALPVEFDSAQQVYDAFGPVAGQYFLEAFDRTESGWRLHGHPARWIEIAAQWGIRDYWRQWQAVRAPVLLLEAGGTVAPPGQMLRMHETGFRTTYLQVPGAGHLIHDDAPEVYRGAVESFLTALAGGA; encoded by the coding sequence ATGCACAGCGTTTCACTCGTTCGTCGTGGTGGCGCCGACGACGGCCCGGACGGAGGCGCCGCCGCGCCGCTGGTCCTGGTGCACGGTCTGATGGGGCGTGGCAGCACGTGGTCGCGGCAAATCCCGTGGCTGTCCCGATTCGGCCCGGTGTACACCTACGACGCGCCGTGGCACCGCGGCCGCGAGGTCACCGACCCGCATCCGATCAGCACCGAGCGGTTCGTCGAGGATCTGGGTGCCGCGGTGGCCTCGCTGGGCCGCCCGGCGACGCTGATCGGGCATTCAATGGGTGGACTGCACTCCTGGTGCCTGGCCGCCGAACGCCCGGATCTGGTGACCGCGGTGGTGGTGGAGGACATGGCACCCGACTTCCGGGGGCGCACCACCGGGCCGTGGGAGCCCTGGTTGCAGGCGCTGCCCGTGGAGTTCGACTCGGCGCAGCAGGTCTATGACGCGTTCGGGCCGGTGGCCGGGCAGTACTTCCTGGAGGCCTTCGACCGCACCGAGTCGGGCTGGCGGCTGCACGGGCACCCCGCGCGCTGGATCGAGATCGCCGCGCAGTGGGGGATCCGCGACTACTGGCGGCAGTGGCAGGCGGTGCGTGCCCCGGTGCTGCTGCTGGAGGCCGGCGGTACCGTCGCGCCCCCGGGGCAGATGCTGCGCATGCACGAGACCGGTTTCCGGACGACGTATCTGCAGGTTCCCGGGGCCGGGCACTTGATCCACGATGATGCGCCGGAGGTGTACCGCGGGGCCGTCGAGTCGTTCCTAACGGCGCTCGCCGGAGGCGCTTGA
- a CDS encoding CbtB domain-containing protein, translating into MTSAEASKTPARAIDLSAVSAVVWLSATAFLALLVLYFVGMDQGATSVFGANTVIHEFVHDARHLLGYPCH; encoded by the coding sequence ATGACTTCTGCTGAGGCTTCCAAGACGCCCGCCCGCGCCATCGACCTGTCCGCCGTTTCCGCGGTGGTGTGGCTGTCGGCGACCGCCTTCCTGGCATTGCTGGTGCTCTACTTCGTCGGGATGGATCAGGGTGCGACGTCGGTCTTCGGCGCCAACACCGTCATCCATGAGTTCGTGCACGACGCCCGGCATCTGCTCGGCTACCCCTGCCACTAG
- a CDS encoding CbtA family protein yields MEKRIIGRGLLAGALGGVLAFIWSWVFIEPVIDRAIEFEDGVSAAHEAIEHGGHAHEHGAGGGIEITRTVQSTIGLGFGLVAFSVAMGALLAVLFCVAYGRIGSLSARATAVLLAGGMLISLWIVPSLKYPPNPPAVSLDETIQQRTLLYLLLTVLSAALLVGSVLLARKLTRKFGVWNASLLGAGDYVASMAVVFLLMPSISETPGPITDDAGTILFGAFPADDLYEFRLYSLGTQVVMWTTIGLVFAALVSRLLDQRNRAEVIV; encoded by the coding sequence ATGGAGAAACGAATCATCGGGCGCGGCCTGCTGGCCGGCGCCCTCGGCGGCGTACTCGCATTCATCTGGTCCTGGGTCTTCATCGAGCCGGTCATCGACCGTGCCATCGAGTTCGAGGACGGTGTCAGCGCAGCCCATGAGGCCATCGAGCACGGCGGCCATGCCCACGAGCACGGTGCCGGCGGTGGCATCGAGATCACCCGGACCGTGCAGTCCACGATCGGCCTGGGCTTCGGTCTGGTGGCGTTCAGCGTCGCGATGGGGGCGCTGCTCGCGGTGCTCTTCTGCGTTGCATACGGGCGCATCGGCAGCCTCTCGGCCCGCGCGACGGCGGTGCTGCTGGCCGGCGGCATGCTGATCTCGCTGTGGATCGTGCCGTCGCTGAAGTATCCGCCGAACCCGCCGGCGGTCAGCCTGGACGAGACCATCCAGCAGCGCACCCTGTTGTACCTGCTGCTGACCGTGCTGTCGGCGGCATTACTGGTGGGCTCGGTGCTGCTGGCCCGCAAGCTGACGCGCAAGTTCGGTGTCTGGAACGCATCCCTGCTCGGCGCCGGCGACTACGTGGCGTCGATGGCCGTGGTGTTCCTGCTGATGCCGAGCATCTCCGAGACGCCCGGCCCGATCACCGATGACGCCGGGACGATCCTGTTCGGTGCCTTCCCCGCCGACGATCTCTACGAGTTCCGGCTGTACTCGCTGGGCACCCAGGTCGTGATGTGGACGACGATCGGTCTGGTGTTCGCCGCACTGGTATCGCGTCTGTTGGATCAGAGAAACCGCGCCGAAGTAATTGTGTGA
- a CDS encoding GlxA family transcriptional regulator gives MAISSVSVLVLDGLAIFEFGVICEVFGIDRSSDGVPNFDFKVCGPEAGRPVRTAVGATLIPDHGLDDLVGADLVAIPAISGSNYAPEALAAVRRAVDSGSTVLTVCSGAFLAGAAGLLDGRPCTTHWMHADELAAAHPTARVDRNVLFVDDGNLITSAGTAAGIDACLHLVRRELGAEVTNKIARRMVVPPQRDGGQRQYIDQPIPVRYSEGFAPQLDWILANLGKPHTVASLAARANMSARTFARRFVDETGRTPMQWVTDQRVLYARRLLEETDLDIDRVADRSGFGTATLLRHHFRRVIGVTPSDYRRRFSCENACAETA, from the coding sequence ATGGCGATTAGCAGCGTATCGGTGCTGGTGCTCGACGGTCTAGCGATTTTCGAGTTCGGGGTGATCTGCGAGGTGTTCGGCATCGACCGCTCATCCGACGGCGTGCCGAACTTCGATTTCAAGGTGTGCGGACCTGAGGCCGGCCGGCCCGTTCGCACCGCCGTGGGTGCCACGCTGATCCCGGACCACGGCCTCGATGACCTGGTCGGGGCGGATCTGGTGGCCATCCCGGCCATCAGTGGTTCGAACTACGCGCCCGAAGCGTTGGCCGCGGTCCGGCGGGCCGTCGACTCGGGTTCGACCGTGCTGACGGTCTGCTCCGGGGCGTTTCTGGCCGGCGCGGCCGGTCTGCTCGACGGCAGGCCGTGCACCACACACTGGATGCATGCCGATGAGCTGGCTGCCGCCCATCCGACGGCGCGGGTGGACCGCAATGTGTTGTTCGTCGACGACGGGAACCTGATCACCAGTGCGGGTACCGCCGCGGGCATCGATGCCTGCCTGCACCTGGTGCGCCGTGAACTCGGCGCCGAGGTCACCAACAAGATCGCCCGCAGAATGGTGGTGCCGCCCCAGCGTGACGGCGGCCAGCGCCAGTACATCGATCAGCCGATACCGGTGCGCTACTCGGAAGGCTTTGCACCGCAACTCGATTGGATACTCGCCAACCTGGGCAAGCCGCACACCGTCGCCAGTCTGGCCGCCCGCGCCAACATGTCGGCGCGCACCTTCGCCCGGCGGTTCGTCGACGAGACCGGGCGCACCCCGATGCAGTGGGTGACCGACCAGCGGGTGCTGTATGCCCGCCGGTTACTCGAAGAGACCGACCTGGACATCGACCGGGTCGCCGACCGATCGGGGTTCGGCACCGCGACGCTGCTGCGCCACCACTTCCGGCGCGTCATCGGGGTGACGCCCTCGGACTACCGGCGCCGCTTCTCCTGCGAGAACGCCTGTGCGGAAACGGCCTGA
- the mhuD gene encoding mycobilin-forming heme oxygenase MhuD: MPVVKINAIEVPADAGPELEKRFAHRAHAVDNQPGFLGFQLLRPVKGESRYFVVTQWESDEAFQAWAQGPAVEAHAGQQTKPVATGASLLEFEVVLDVAGTGK, encoded by the coding sequence ATGCCCGTCGTGAAGATCAATGCCATCGAGGTACCCGCCGACGCAGGCCCCGAGCTGGAGAAGCGGTTCGCCCATCGCGCGCACGCCGTGGACAACCAGCCCGGATTCCTCGGCTTCCAACTGCTGCGCCCGGTCAAGGGTGAGAGCCGCTATTTCGTGGTCACCCAGTGGGAGTCCGACGAGGCGTTCCAGGCGTGGGCCCAGGGCCCGGCCGTGGAGGCGCACGCCGGCCAGCAGACCAAACCGGTCGCCACCGGCGCATCGCTGCTGGAGTTCGAGGTTGTGTTGGACGTTGCAGGGACCGGCAAGTAG
- a CDS encoding serine hydrolase has protein sequence MQGPASSTPRRAFGITALATAAVLLATGCAHTGPPVAEAAYGMHIDTNTPQGLRAKQLLDMVNSDWPIGTVTVGTLAIPGMIEPVGAAMDRLWADRPITVTAISLGAGQATLHVRNSYDVGQTIHLRTSDDGLVDRFEVDIDRPEIGQWSDIDAAIRESGADYAYQVSKVSGGACTTVAGTDVDRSMPLASIFKLYVLLAVAEAVNAGTLTWHEQLTITEANKAVGSAGFNDLEPGARVSVKDAAQQMISASDNMATDMLMARLGPAALQHALRTAGHHDPASMTPFPSTYELFAIGWGKPDVREEWKTATRAHRAEMLAHTRAVPYEPDPMLNRTPASPYGIEWYGTPMDVCRVHAALQVAAHGPAAPVRQILSATPGIELDRAKWRYIGAKGGNLPGDLTFSWYAEDRDGQGWVVSYQLTWPRYRSLTAATWLQSIAMQSFGLIPAT, from the coding sequence TTGCAGGGACCGGCAAGTAGCACGCCGCGGCGCGCGTTCGGTATCACCGCGCTAGCCACCGCCGCAGTTCTGCTGGCCACCGGCTGTGCGCACACCGGGCCACCGGTGGCCGAAGCCGCCTACGGCATGCACATCGACACCAACACCCCGCAGGGCCTGCGCGCCAAGCAGCTGCTGGACATGGTCAACTCGGACTGGCCGATCGGCACGGTCACCGTCGGAACCCTGGCCATACCGGGAATGATCGAACCGGTCGGCGCGGCAATGGACCGGCTGTGGGCAGACCGTCCGATCACCGTGACCGCCATATCGCTGGGAGCCGGGCAGGCCACGCTGCACGTGCGCAACTCCTACGACGTCGGCCAGACCATCCACCTACGCACCAGTGACGACGGGCTGGTCGACCGGTTCGAGGTCGACATCGACCGGCCGGAGATCGGGCAGTGGTCGGACATCGATGCCGCGATCCGGGAGTCCGGCGCCGACTACGCCTACCAGGTGTCGAAGGTGTCCGGCGGCGCGTGCACCACGGTGGCCGGCACAGACGTCGACCGGTCGATGCCGCTCGCGTCCATCTTCAAGCTCTACGTCCTGCTGGCGGTCGCCGAAGCGGTCAACGCCGGCACCTTGACATGGCATGAGCAGCTCACCATCACCGAGGCCAACAAGGCAGTCGGCTCCGCCGGCTTCAACGATCTTGAACCCGGCGCCAGGGTATCCGTCAAAGATGCTGCACAGCAGATGATTTCGGCGAGCGACAATATGGCCACCGATATGCTGATGGCGCGGCTGGGTCCCGCCGCACTGCAGCACGCCCTGCGGACCGCCGGCCACCATGACCCGGCATCGATGACACCGTTCCCCAGCACCTACGAGTTGTTCGCCATCGGCTGGGGTAAGCCCGATGTCCGCGAGGAATGGAAGACCGCCACCCGGGCGCACCGCGCCGAGATGCTGGCGCACACCAGAGCTGTTCCCTACGAACCGGATCCGATGCTCAACCGCACCCCGGCCTCGCCCTACGGCATCGAGTGGTACGGGACTCCGATGGACGTCTGCCGGGTGCACGCCGCACTACAGGTCGCCGCACACGGGCCGGCCGCACCGGTGCGCCAGATCCTCTCCGCCACCCCCGGCATCGAACTCGACCGCGCGAAATGGCGCTACATCGGCGCCAAGGGTGGCAACCTGCCCGGCGACCTCACGTTCAGTTGGTATGCCGAGGACCGCGACGGGCAGGGCTGGGTGGTCAGCTATCAGCTCACCTGGCCGCGGTACCGCAGCCTCACCGCGGCCACCTGGCTGCAGTCGATTGCCATGCAGTCGTTCGGGCTCATCCCGGCGACCTGA
- the clpC1 gene encoding ATP-dependent protease ATP-binding subunit ClpC, producing MFERFTDRARRVVVLAQEEARMLNHNYIGTEHILLGLIHEGEGVAAKSLESLGISLEGVRSQVEEIIGQGQQAPSGHIPFTPRAKKVLELSLREALQLGHNYIGTEHILLGLIREGEGVAAQVLVKLGAELTRVRQQVIQLLSGYQGKEAAEAGTGGRGGEAGNPSTSLVLDQFGRNLTAAAMEGKLDPVIGREKEIERVMQVLSRRTKNNPVLIGEPGVGKTAVVEGLAQAIVAGEVPETLKDKQLYTLDLGSLVAGSRYRGDFEERLKKVLKEINTRGDIILFIDELHTLVGAGAAEGAIDAASILKPKLARGELQTIGATTLDEYRKYIEKDAALERRFQPVQVGEPTVEHTIEILKGLRDRYEAHHRVSITDGALVAAATLADRYINDRFLPDKAIDLIDEAGARMRIRRMTAPPDLREFDEKIADARREKESAIDAQDFEKAANLRDKEKTLVAQRAEREKQWRSGDLDVVAEVDDEQIAEVLGNWTGIPVFKLTEAETTRLLRMEDELHKRIIGQEDAVKAVSKAIRRTRAGLKDPKRPSGSFIFAGPSGVGKTELSKALANFLFGDDDALIQIDMGEFHDRFTASRLFGAPPGYVGYEEGGQLTEKVRRKPFSVVLFDEIEKAHQEIYNTLLQVLEDGRLTDGQGRTVDFKNTVLIFTSNLGTSDISKAVGLGFTQGGGENNYERMKLKVNDELKKHFRPEFLNRIDDIIVFHQLTQQEIIEMVDLMIGRVGNQLKAKDMAMELTDNAKALLAKRGFDPVLGARPLRRTIQREIEDALSEKILFDEVGPGQIVTVDVEGWDGEGAGENAKFTFSGRPKAAATDEVDLAATAAE from the coding sequence ATGTTCGAGAGATTCACCGACCGTGCCCGACGGGTGGTCGTCCTGGCCCAAGAAGAAGCCCGGATGCTCAACCACAACTACATCGGCACCGAGCACATCCTGCTCGGTCTCATCCACGAGGGTGAGGGCGTAGCGGCCAAGTCGCTCGAGTCGCTGGGTATTTCCCTGGAGGGCGTGCGCAGCCAGGTCGAGGAGATCATCGGCCAGGGTCAGCAGGCGCCGTCCGGTCACATCCCGTTCACCCCGCGTGCCAAGAAGGTGCTTGAGCTCTCCCTGCGTGAGGCCCTGCAACTCGGCCACAACTACATCGGCACCGAGCACATCCTGCTCGGCCTGATCCGCGAGGGCGAGGGCGTCGCTGCTCAGGTGCTGGTCAAGCTCGGCGCCGAACTCACCCGGGTGCGCCAGCAGGTCATCCAGCTGCTGTCCGGTTACCAGGGCAAGGAAGCCGCCGAAGCCGGTACCGGCGGACGCGGCGGCGAGGCCGGCAATCCGTCGACGTCGCTGGTGCTCGACCAGTTCGGTCGCAACCTGACCGCCGCCGCCATGGAGGGCAAGCTCGACCCCGTCATCGGCCGTGAGAAGGAAATCGAACGGGTCATGCAGGTGCTGAGCCGCCGCACCAAGAACAACCCGGTGCTGATCGGCGAGCCCGGTGTCGGTAAGACGGCCGTCGTGGAGGGCCTGGCCCAGGCCATCGTGGCCGGCGAGGTTCCCGAGACGCTGAAGGACAAGCAGCTCTACACCCTGGATCTGGGTTCGCTGGTGGCCGGCAGCCGGTACCGCGGTGACTTCGAGGAGCGCCTGAAGAAGGTGCTCAAGGAGATCAACACCCGCGGCGACATCATCCTGTTCATCGACGAGTTGCACACGCTCGTCGGCGCGGGTGCGGCCGAGGGCGCGATCGACGCCGCCAGCATCCTGAAACCGAAGCTCGCTCGTGGGGAACTTCAAACGATCGGCGCGACCACCCTCGACGAGTACCGCAAGTACATCGAGAAGGACGCCGCCCTGGAGCGCCGCTTCCAGCCGGTGCAGGTCGGTGAGCCCACCGTCGAGCACACCATCGAGATCCTCAAGGGTCTGCGCGACCGTTACGAGGCGCACCACCGGGTGTCCATCACCGACGGTGCGCTGGTGGCCGCGGCCACCCTGGCCGACCGCTACATCAACGACCGCTTCCTGCCGGACAAGGCGATCGACCTGATCGACGAGGCCGGTGCTCGGATGCGCATCCGCCGGATGACCGCACCGCCGGACCTGCGCGAGTTCGACGAGAAGATCGCCGACGCCCGCCGGGAGAAGGAATCGGCGATCGACGCGCAGGACTTCGAGAAGGCCGCCAACCTGCGCGACAAGGAGAAGACCCTCGTCGCGCAGCGTGCCGAGCGTGAGAAGCAGTGGCGCTCAGGTGATCTCGACGTCGTGGCCGAGGTCGACGACGAGCAGATCGCTGAGGTGCTCGGCAACTGGACCGGGATCCCGGTGTTCAAGCTGACCGAGGCCGAGACCACCCGTCTGCTGCGCATGGAAGACGAGCTGCACAAGCGGATCATCGGCCAGGAAGACGCCGTCAAGGCCGTCAGCAAGGCCATCCGGCGGACCCGTGCCGGCCTGAAGGATCCCAAGCGCCCGTCCGGTTCGTTCATCTTCGCCGGCCCGTCCGGTGTCGGTAAGACCGAGCTGTCCAAGGCGCTGGCCAACTTCCTGTTCGGCGACGACGACGCGCTCATCCAGATCGACATGGGCGAGTTCCACGACCGCTTCACCGCGTCGCGGCTCTTCGGTGCCCCTCCGGGGTACGTCGGCTACGAGGAGGGCGGCCAGCTCACCGAGAAGGTGCGTCGCAAGCCGTTCTCGGTGGTGCTGTTCGACGAGATCGAGAAGGCGCACCAGGAAATCTACAACACGCTGCTGCAGGTCCTTGAGGACGGCCGTCTCACCGACGGTCAGGGCCGTACGGTCGACTTCAAGAACACCGTGCTGATCTTCACGTCCAACCTCGGTACCTCCGACATCTCCAAGGCGGTCGGGCTCGGCTTCACGCAGGGTGGCGGCGAGAACAACTACGAGCGGATGAAGCTCAAGGTCAACGACGAGCTGAAGAAGCACTTCCGTCCGGAGTTCCTGAACCGTATCGACGACATCATCGTCTTCCACCAGCTGACTCAGCAGGAGATCATCGAGATGGTCGACCTGATGATCGGTCGGGTCGGCAACCAGCTCAAGGCCAAGGACATGGCCATGGAGCTCACCGACAACGCGAAGGCGCTGTTGGCCAAGCGGGGCTTCGATCCGGTGCTGGGTGCGCGGCCGCTGCGTCGCACCATCCAGCGCGAGATCGAGGACGCGCTGAGCGAGAAGATCCTGTTCGACGAGGTCGGGCCGGGTCAGATCGTCACCGTCGACGTCGAAGGCTGGGACGGCGAGGGTGCCGGCGAAAACGCCAAGTTCACCTTCTCCGGACGCCCGAAGGCGGCGGCCACCGACGAGGTGGACCTCGCGGCCACCGCAGCCGAATAG
- a CDS encoding A/G-specific adenine glycosylase — translation MTGIVPEPGPGIEPVHLLAWFDEAERDLPWRKPGVSAWQILVSEFMLQQTPVNRVEPIWLAWVARWPTPSATAAAGSADVLRAWGKLGYPRRAKRLHECAVTVSTEHGDEVPSDVDTLLTLPGVGAYTARAVACFAYQQRVPVVDTNVRRVVSRVMHGCAEAPASARDLDEVAALLPEDATAPRFSAALMELGAIVCTARSPKCGLCPLPECRWRSAGYPAAAAPARRAQRYAGTDRQARGRLLDVLRASITPVTRAQLDVAWLSDPAQRDRALDSLLVDGLVEQTAAGLFALAGEGGQAVSAQAFSQEKRRR, via the coding sequence ATGACCGGTATTGTGCCCGAGCCCGGTCCGGGTATCGAACCGGTGCACCTTCTCGCATGGTTCGACGAGGCCGAACGGGATCTTCCGTGGCGCAAGCCGGGGGTGAGCGCGTGGCAGATCCTGGTCAGCGAGTTCATGCTGCAGCAGACGCCGGTGAACCGGGTGGAGCCGATCTGGCTGGCCTGGGTGGCCCGCTGGCCGACGCCGTCGGCCACCGCAGCGGCCGGGTCGGCCGATGTGCTGCGGGCCTGGGGCAAGCTGGGCTACCCGCGCCGGGCCAAGCGGCTGCACGAATGCGCGGTCACCGTGTCCACCGAGCACGGCGACGAGGTGCCCTCCGACGTGGACACCCTGCTGACCCTGCCCGGCGTCGGGGCCTATACGGCGCGCGCCGTCGCCTGTTTTGCCTATCAGCAGCGGGTGCCGGTGGTGGACACCAATGTGCGCAGGGTGGTCTCGCGGGTCATGCACGGCTGCGCCGAGGCGCCGGCGAGTGCACGCGATCTCGACGAGGTGGCCGCGCTGTTGCCCGAAGACGCTACGGCGCCTCGCTTTTCGGCGGCCCTGATGGAACTCGGCGCCATCGTCTGCACGGCGCGCTCGCCCAAGTGCGGGTTGTGCCCGTTACCCGAATGCCGCTGGCGCAGCGCCGGGTATCCGGCCGCGGCGGCGCCGGCGCGGCGGGCGCAGCGGTACGCCGGCACGGATCGGCAGGCCCGCGGGCGTCTGCTCGACGTGTTGCGCGCCAGCATCACACCGGTCACCCGGGCTCAACTGGATGTCGCGTGGCTCTCCGATCCCGCGCAACGCGACCGGGCACTGGATTCACTGCTGGTCGACGGTCTGGTCGAGCAGACCGCGGCCGGCCTGTTCGCCCTTGCCGGCGAAGGCGGTCAGGCCGTTTCCGCACAGGCGTTCTCGCAGGAGAAGCGGCGCCGGTAG